A single genomic interval of Aureliella helgolandensis harbors:
- a CDS encoding anthranilate synthase component II yields the protein MIVLIDNYDSFLYNLQRYFVQLGQDVLVVRNDAPSLESDVAGAQAIVLSPGPKAPRDAGKSLEIVQQWSGKIPILGVCLGHQVICEAFGGEIVRALHPIHGRSLPLTLISNRLFVGIESGAMFARYHSLVVRESSFPSCLQVTARSADGEVMGVAHTSHSTFGVQFHPESVLSQDGHRLLQNFLEIAGLNPRTAGWRRDWEGNTLEEKIEVHLAATAEHAVVLPRSAPPPGLSP from the coding sequence GTGATCGTCCTGATCGATAACTACGACAGTTTTCTTTACAATCTACAGCGTTACTTCGTTCAATTGGGACAAGACGTGCTGGTGGTTCGCAATGACGCTCCCTCACTCGAGTCGGACGTGGCCGGGGCGCAAGCCATCGTTCTCTCCCCTGGTCCCAAGGCTCCACGTGATGCCGGGAAGTCGCTAGAAATCGTTCAGCAATGGTCAGGCAAGATTCCCATCTTGGGAGTTTGCCTCGGGCATCAGGTTATCTGCGAGGCCTTCGGCGGAGAGATCGTCCGCGCACTGCATCCCATCCACGGTCGCAGTCTACCGTTAACGCTAATCTCCAACCGGCTGTTTGTCGGGATTGAATCCGGGGCCATGTTCGCGCGCTATCACTCGCTCGTCGTCCGCGAGTCCTCTTTCCCCTCTTGCTTGCAAGTCACCGCGCGCTCGGCGGACGGTGAGGTGATGGGTGTCGCGCACACGAGCCACTCAACCTTTGGTGTGCAGTTTCATCCCGAGTCGGTGCTCTCCCAAGATGGTCATCGACTGTTGCAGAACTTTTTAGAGATTGCTGGCCTGAATCCTCGCACTGCAGGCTGGCGGCGAGACTGGGAGGGGAACACACTGGAAGAGAAAATCGAAGTTCACCTTGCTGCAACGGCAGAGCATGCTGTGGTCCTCCCTCGCTCCGCACCGCCCCCAGGTCTCTCCCCCTGA